Proteins encoded together in one Anopheles darlingi chromosome 3, idAnoDarlMG_H_01, whole genome shotgun sequence window:
- the LOC125958180 gene encoding fibulin-1 isoform X1, which produces MGERAPAMLLLLLLATLALAGRSGGETIAIEQILSLCCQEGEEWGIQNRLCSSYNKSLELVPAGLHGLCLSTIEICCSKQHKIYQCTAGQIAAKQGLSCSLKGDHSGSEFYTDCCEACKIGLVVGSSGNKCSVEPFAFGSPWDEIYDGCCNDIKSEGEVILLGGHDERGLCEQFPTICSQVCENLEGGSYACKCHPGYELQDDRKTCLPLSDEDNEALEPPNSCTKGYRRNMRTGHCEDVNECETGEATCDVQSQVCRNTRGSFQCIDVLAPVIDCEAGYQPKNGKCEDINECLELLDVCDREREHCLNGRGNYTCLPKAVTKCQPGFSYNASLSICEDINECEEDGACDEGYRCVNIRGSYECIAPVTNYPIAPTRKKVEQCSPGFRRHNEQCVDIDECAADKNACDSNQVCTNEIGGFRCDCKIGFILDAVTNACVDINECQVNAHECLETQRCDNTIGSYTCIRLQSCGTGYTLNAETGNCDDDDECALGRHNCRPPFECFNTKGSFRCRQRSRYLPAHTSTSTSTTTSTTTARPYRYGHSNDPYSESRYTSYNPQLPPCGIGFERNSLGACVDINECLDDRKCYRHQQCINTNGSYRCKDLLTCPVGFRANEAATECLDIDECAEGMAQCGPDQTCKNKQGGYICQCPPGHIIGQNQRCEDVDECSMHGTKVCHHNSHCINTIGSFRCECKEGFKKQGSSDLICTDVDECTEIPGLCHQRCLNYWGSYRCGCNPGYRLSYNNRTCDDLDECEEYKSTNLCVGYCENTPGSYACRCPKGYKLGADGRSCIDIDECRTDQVCNGRHEVCTNIGGSYRCTRIECPYGYRHDVDRRNRCERTIRFCQTTDLECLRTPHSYSYNFLTIVSNIPVPPEGRGLFTLTGPPQYEMIDFDLKLVSVDAAPHVRPVDIHYFSLDKKTNEAQVNLRKSIEGPQDIELDFSITVFQNGQLHGTNVAKLFLMISAYEY; this is translated from the exons AtgggcgagcgagcgccggcgatgttgctgctgctgctgctggcaacatTAGCGCTTGCCGGGAGAAGCGGTGGAGAGA ccatcgccatcgagcaGATACTGTCGCTGTGCTGCCAGGAGGGCGAAGAGTGGGGTATCCAGAACCGATTATGCTCGAGCTACAACAAATCGCTCGAGCTGGTACCGGCCGGTCTGCACGGCCTTTGCCTGTCGACCATCGAGATCTGCTGTTCGAAGCAGCACAAGATCTACCAGTGTACCGCCGGTCAGATAGCGGCCAAGCAGGGCCTTAGCTGCTCGCTGAAGGGGGACCATTCCGGGTCCGAGTTTTACACG GATTGCTGTGAAGCCTGCAAGATTGGGCTGGTGGTCGGCTCGAGTGGCAATAAGTGTTCGGTCGAACCGTTCGCCTTCGGTAGCCCCTGGGACGAGATCTACGATGGATGCTGCAACGACATCAAGAGTGAAGGTGAAGTCATACTGCTCGGCGGTCATGATGAGC GTGGCTTATGCGAGCAGTTTCCAACGATTTGTTCGCAGGTGTGCGAAAACCTGGAGGGTGGTTCGTACGCGTGCAAATGCCACCCGGGGTACGAGCTGCAGGATGACCGGAAGACCTGTTTGCCCCTTTCCGACGAGGACAATGAAGCACTGGAGCCTCCCAATAG CTGCACCAAGGGTTACCGCCGTAATATGCGCACGGGTCATTGCGAGGACGTGAACGAGTGCGAGACGGGCGAGGCGACGTGCGACGTGCAGAGTCAGGTTTGTCGGAACACTCGCGGTAGCTTCCAGTGCATCGATGTGCTGGCCCCGGTTATCGACTGTGAGGCCGGTTATCAGCCCAAGAATGGCAAATGTGAAG atATAAACGAATGCCTCGAGCTGCTTGATGTGTGCGACCGGGAGCGGGAACACTGTCTCAACGGACGTGGCAACTATACCTGCCTTCCCAAGGCGGTTACAAAGTGTCAGCCCGGCTTCAGCTACAACGCGAGCCTGAGCATATGCGAAG ACATCAACGAGTGTGAGGAAGATGGCGCCTGTGATGAGGGGTACCGGTGCGTAAACATTCGTGGATCCTACGAGTGCATTGCTCCAGTGACGAATTATCCAAT CGCTCCAACGAGAAAGAAGGTTGAACAGTGCTCTCCAGGATTTCGACGTCATAATGAACAGTGTGTGG ATATTGATGAGTGTGCTGCCGATAAGAACGCCTGCGATAGCAATCAGGTCTGCACGAACGAAATCGGTGGGTTCAGGTGTGACTGTAAAATTGGATTCATCCTGGATGCTGTGACGAACGCGTGTGTCG ACATCAACGAGTGTCAGGTTAATGCGCACGAGTGCCTCGAAACGCAACGCTGTGACAATACGATCGGATCCTACACCTGCATTCGGTTGCAAAGTTGTGGCACCGGATACACCCTAAAtgcggaaaccggaaactgtGACG atgatgatgagtgtgCCCTGGGACGACACAATTGTCGGCCACCGTTCGAGTGTTTCAACACCAAAGGTTCTTTCCGGTGTCGCCAACGGTCCCGCTATTTACCGGCACACACGTCGACCAGCACCTCTACCACGACCAGCACGACGACAGCGAGACCGTATCGCTACGGTCACAGCAATGATCCGTACTCTGAATCACGCTACACATCCTACAACCCTCAGCTACCGCCGTGTGGCATTGGGTTCGAGCGGAATAGCTTAGGAGCTTGTGTCG ACATTAACGAGTGTTTGGACGACCGAAAATGCTACCGGCACCAACAGTGCATCAACACGAATGGATCGTACCGGTGCAAGGATCTGCTGACCTGTCCCGTAGGCTTCCGAGCAAATGAGGCCGCCACCGAGTGTTTAG ATATCGATGAGTGTGCGGAAGGGATGGCACAATGTGGACCGGATCAGACGTGCAAGAACAAGCAGGGCGGCTATATCTGCCAATGCCCACCCGGGCACATTATTGGTCAGAATCAGCGCTGCGAAGATGTGGACGAGTGCTCGATGCACGGTACCAAGGTTTGTCATCATAACTCGCACTGCATCAACACGATCGGTTCGTTCCGGTGCGAGTGTAAGGAGGGTTTCAAGAAGCAAGGCTCGAGCGATCTCATCTGTACGGATGTGGACGAGTGCACTGAGATACCGGGACTGTGCCATCAGCGATGCCTTAACTACTGGGGCTCGTATCGGTGTGGTTGTAATCCGGGTTACCGGCTAAGCTACAATAACCGCACGTGCGACGATCTGGACGAGTGCGAGGAGTACAAATCGACCAACCTGTGCGTCGGTTACTGCGAGAACACACCCGGATCGTATGCCTGCCGTTGTCCAAAGGGCTATAAGTTGGGTGCGGATGGTAGAAGCTGTATCG ACATTGACGAGTGCCGAACGGACCAGGTGTGCAATGGGCGCCACGAGGTGTGCACCAACATCGGCGGAAGCTATCGCTGCACGCGTATCGAATGTCCCTACGGCTACCGGCACGATGTAGACCGACGCAA CCGCTGCGAGCGTACCATTCGCTTCTGCCAAACGACCGATCTCGAGTGTCTGCGCACGCCACACTCCTACTCGTACAACTTCTTGACGATTGTGTCCAACATTCCGGTACCGCCCGAAGGTCGCGGTTTGTTCACGCTCACCGGTCCGCCCCAGTACGAGATGATTGACTTCGATCTGAAGCTCGTTTCGGTGGATGCCGCCCCGCACGTCCGACCGGTGGATATCCATTACTTTAg tCTGGACAAGAAGACGAACGAAGCTCAGGTCAACCTACGCAAAAGCATCGAAGGTCCGCAGGATATCGAGCTCGACTTTAGTATAACGGTGTTCCAGAATGGGCAACTGCACGGTACCAACGTGGCCAAGCTGTTCCTGATGATATCGGCCTACGAGTACTAG
- the LOC125958180 gene encoding fibulin-1 isoform X2, which yields MGERAPAMLLLLLLATLALAGRSGGETIAIEQILSLCCQEGEEWGIQNRLCSSYNKSLELVPAGLHGLCLSTIEICCSKQHKIYQCTAGQIAAKQGLSCSLKGDHSGSEFYTDCCEACKIGLVVGSSGNKCSVEPFAFGSPWDEIYDGCCNDIKSEGEVILLGGHDERGLCEQFPTICSQVCENLEGGSYACKCHPGYELQDDRKTCLPLSDEDNEALEPPNSCTKGYRRNMRTGHCEDVNECETGEATCDVQSQVCRNTRGSFQCIDVLAPVIDCEAGYQPKNGKCEDINECEEDGACDEGYRCVNIRGSYECIAPVTNYPIAPTRKKVEQCSPGFRRHNEQCVDIDECAADKNACDSNQVCTNEIGGFRCDCKIGFILDAVTNACVDINECQVNAHECLETQRCDNTIGSYTCIRLQSCGTGYTLNAETGNCDDDDECALGRHNCRPPFECFNTKGSFRCRQRSRYLPAHTSTSTSTTTSTTTARPYRYGHSNDPYSESRYTSYNPQLPPCGIGFERNSLGACVDINECLDDRKCYRHQQCINTNGSYRCKDLLTCPVGFRANEAATECLDIDECAEGMAQCGPDQTCKNKQGGYICQCPPGHIIGQNQRCEDVDECSMHGTKVCHHNSHCINTIGSFRCECKEGFKKQGSSDLICTDVDECTEIPGLCHQRCLNYWGSYRCGCNPGYRLSYNNRTCDDLDECEEYKSTNLCVGYCENTPGSYACRCPKGYKLGADGRSCIDIDECRTDQVCNGRHEVCTNIGGSYRCTRIECPYGYRHDVDRRNRCERTIRFCQTTDLECLRTPHSYSYNFLTIVSNIPVPPEGRGLFTLTGPPQYEMIDFDLKLVSVDAAPHVRPVDIHYFSLDKKTNEAQVNLRKSIEGPQDIELDFSITVFQNGQLHGTNVAKLFLMISAYEY from the exons AtgggcgagcgagcgccggcgatgttgctgctgctgctgctggcaacatTAGCGCTTGCCGGGAGAAGCGGTGGAGAGA ccatcgccatcgagcaGATACTGTCGCTGTGCTGCCAGGAGGGCGAAGAGTGGGGTATCCAGAACCGATTATGCTCGAGCTACAACAAATCGCTCGAGCTGGTACCGGCCGGTCTGCACGGCCTTTGCCTGTCGACCATCGAGATCTGCTGTTCGAAGCAGCACAAGATCTACCAGTGTACCGCCGGTCAGATAGCGGCCAAGCAGGGCCTTAGCTGCTCGCTGAAGGGGGACCATTCCGGGTCCGAGTTTTACACG GATTGCTGTGAAGCCTGCAAGATTGGGCTGGTGGTCGGCTCGAGTGGCAATAAGTGTTCGGTCGAACCGTTCGCCTTCGGTAGCCCCTGGGACGAGATCTACGATGGATGCTGCAACGACATCAAGAGTGAAGGTGAAGTCATACTGCTCGGCGGTCATGATGAGC GTGGCTTATGCGAGCAGTTTCCAACGATTTGTTCGCAGGTGTGCGAAAACCTGGAGGGTGGTTCGTACGCGTGCAAATGCCACCCGGGGTACGAGCTGCAGGATGACCGGAAGACCTGTTTGCCCCTTTCCGACGAGGACAATGAAGCACTGGAGCCTCCCAATAG CTGCACCAAGGGTTACCGCCGTAATATGCGCACGGGTCATTGCGAGGACGTGAACGAGTGCGAGACGGGCGAGGCGACGTGCGACGTGCAGAGTCAGGTTTGTCGGAACACTCGCGGTAGCTTCCAGTGCATCGATGTGCTGGCCCCGGTTATCGACTGTGAGGCCGGTTATCAGCCCAAGAATGGCAAATGTGAAG ACATCAACGAGTGTGAGGAAGATGGCGCCTGTGATGAGGGGTACCGGTGCGTAAACATTCGTGGATCCTACGAGTGCATTGCTCCAGTGACGAATTATCCAAT CGCTCCAACGAGAAAGAAGGTTGAACAGTGCTCTCCAGGATTTCGACGTCATAATGAACAGTGTGTGG ATATTGATGAGTGTGCTGCCGATAAGAACGCCTGCGATAGCAATCAGGTCTGCACGAACGAAATCGGTGGGTTCAGGTGTGACTGTAAAATTGGATTCATCCTGGATGCTGTGACGAACGCGTGTGTCG ACATCAACGAGTGTCAGGTTAATGCGCACGAGTGCCTCGAAACGCAACGCTGTGACAATACGATCGGATCCTACACCTGCATTCGGTTGCAAAGTTGTGGCACCGGATACACCCTAAAtgcggaaaccggaaactgtGACG atgatgatgagtgtgCCCTGGGACGACACAATTGTCGGCCACCGTTCGAGTGTTTCAACACCAAAGGTTCTTTCCGGTGTCGCCAACGGTCCCGCTATTTACCGGCACACACGTCGACCAGCACCTCTACCACGACCAGCACGACGACAGCGAGACCGTATCGCTACGGTCACAGCAATGATCCGTACTCTGAATCACGCTACACATCCTACAACCCTCAGCTACCGCCGTGTGGCATTGGGTTCGAGCGGAATAGCTTAGGAGCTTGTGTCG ACATTAACGAGTGTTTGGACGACCGAAAATGCTACCGGCACCAACAGTGCATCAACACGAATGGATCGTACCGGTGCAAGGATCTGCTGACCTGTCCCGTAGGCTTCCGAGCAAATGAGGCCGCCACCGAGTGTTTAG ATATCGATGAGTGTGCGGAAGGGATGGCACAATGTGGACCGGATCAGACGTGCAAGAACAAGCAGGGCGGCTATATCTGCCAATGCCCACCCGGGCACATTATTGGTCAGAATCAGCGCTGCGAAGATGTGGACGAGTGCTCGATGCACGGTACCAAGGTTTGTCATCATAACTCGCACTGCATCAACACGATCGGTTCGTTCCGGTGCGAGTGTAAGGAGGGTTTCAAGAAGCAAGGCTCGAGCGATCTCATCTGTACGGATGTGGACGAGTGCACTGAGATACCGGGACTGTGCCATCAGCGATGCCTTAACTACTGGGGCTCGTATCGGTGTGGTTGTAATCCGGGTTACCGGCTAAGCTACAATAACCGCACGTGCGACGATCTGGACGAGTGCGAGGAGTACAAATCGACCAACCTGTGCGTCGGTTACTGCGAGAACACACCCGGATCGTATGCCTGCCGTTGTCCAAAGGGCTATAAGTTGGGTGCGGATGGTAGAAGCTGTATCG ACATTGACGAGTGCCGAACGGACCAGGTGTGCAATGGGCGCCACGAGGTGTGCACCAACATCGGCGGAAGCTATCGCTGCACGCGTATCGAATGTCCCTACGGCTACCGGCACGATGTAGACCGACGCAA CCGCTGCGAGCGTACCATTCGCTTCTGCCAAACGACCGATCTCGAGTGTCTGCGCACGCCACACTCCTACTCGTACAACTTCTTGACGATTGTGTCCAACATTCCGGTACCGCCCGAAGGTCGCGGTTTGTTCACGCTCACCGGTCCGCCCCAGTACGAGATGATTGACTTCGATCTGAAGCTCGTTTCGGTGGATGCCGCCCCGCACGTCCGACCGGTGGATATCCATTACTTTAg tCTGGACAAGAAGACGAACGAAGCTCAGGTCAACCTACGCAAAAGCATCGAAGGTCCGCAGGATATCGAGCTCGACTTTAGTATAACGGTGTTCCAGAATGGGCAACTGCACGGTACCAACGTGGCCAAGCTGTTCCTGATGATATCGGCCTACGAGTACTAG
- the LOC125958180 gene encoding fibulin-1 isoform X3, producing the protein MGERAPAMLLLLLLATLALAGRSGGETIAIEQILSLCCQEGEEWGIQNRLCSSYNKSLELVPAGLHGLCLSTIEICCSKQHKIYQCTAGQIAAKQGLSCSLKGDHSGSEFYTDCCEACKIGLVVGSSGNKCSVEPFAFGSPWDEIYDGCCNDIKSEDINECEEDGACDEGYRCVNIRGSYECIAPVTNYPIAPTRKKVEQCSPGFRRHNEQCVDIDECAADKNACDSNQVCTNEIGGFRCDCKIGFILDAVTNACVDINECQVNAHECLETQRCDNTIGSYTCIRLQSCGTGYTLNAETGNCDDDDECALGRHNCRPPFECFNTKGSFRCRQRSRYLPAHTSTSTSTTTSTTTARPYRYGHSNDPYSESRYTSYNPQLPPCGIGFERNSLGACVDINECLDDRKCYRHQQCINTNGSYRCKDLLTCPVGFRANEAATECLDIDECAEGMAQCGPDQTCKNKQGGYICQCPPGHIIGQNQRCEDVDECSMHGTKVCHHNSHCINTIGSFRCECKEGFKKQGSSDLICTDVDECTEIPGLCHQRCLNYWGSYRCGCNPGYRLSYNNRTCDDLDECEEYKSTNLCVGYCENTPGSYACRCPKGYKLGADGRSCIDIDECRTDQVCNGRHEVCTNIGGSYRCTRIECPYGYRHDVDRRNRCERTIRFCQTTDLECLRTPHSYSYNFLTIVSNIPVPPEGRGLFTLTGPPQYEMIDFDLKLVSVDAAPHVRPVDIHYFSLDKKTNEAQVNLRKSIEGPQDIELDFSITVFQNGQLHGTNVAKLFLMISAYEY; encoded by the exons AtgggcgagcgagcgccggcgatgttgctgctgctgctgctggcaacatTAGCGCTTGCCGGGAGAAGCGGTGGAGAGA ccatcgccatcgagcaGATACTGTCGCTGTGCTGCCAGGAGGGCGAAGAGTGGGGTATCCAGAACCGATTATGCTCGAGCTACAACAAATCGCTCGAGCTGGTACCGGCCGGTCTGCACGGCCTTTGCCTGTCGACCATCGAGATCTGCTGTTCGAAGCAGCACAAGATCTACCAGTGTACCGCCGGTCAGATAGCGGCCAAGCAGGGCCTTAGCTGCTCGCTGAAGGGGGACCATTCCGGGTCCGAGTTTTACACG GATTGCTGTGAAGCCTGCAAGATTGGGCTGGTGGTCGGCTCGAGTGGCAATAAGTGTTCGGTCGAACCGTTCGCCTTCGGTAGCCCCTGGGACGAGATCTACGATGGATGCTGCAACGACATCAAGAGTGAAG ACATCAACGAGTGTGAGGAAGATGGCGCCTGTGATGAGGGGTACCGGTGCGTAAACATTCGTGGATCCTACGAGTGCATTGCTCCAGTGACGAATTATCCAAT CGCTCCAACGAGAAAGAAGGTTGAACAGTGCTCTCCAGGATTTCGACGTCATAATGAACAGTGTGTGG ATATTGATGAGTGTGCTGCCGATAAGAACGCCTGCGATAGCAATCAGGTCTGCACGAACGAAATCGGTGGGTTCAGGTGTGACTGTAAAATTGGATTCATCCTGGATGCTGTGACGAACGCGTGTGTCG ACATCAACGAGTGTCAGGTTAATGCGCACGAGTGCCTCGAAACGCAACGCTGTGACAATACGATCGGATCCTACACCTGCATTCGGTTGCAAAGTTGTGGCACCGGATACACCCTAAAtgcggaaaccggaaactgtGACG atgatgatgagtgtgCCCTGGGACGACACAATTGTCGGCCACCGTTCGAGTGTTTCAACACCAAAGGTTCTTTCCGGTGTCGCCAACGGTCCCGCTATTTACCGGCACACACGTCGACCAGCACCTCTACCACGACCAGCACGACGACAGCGAGACCGTATCGCTACGGTCACAGCAATGATCCGTACTCTGAATCACGCTACACATCCTACAACCCTCAGCTACCGCCGTGTGGCATTGGGTTCGAGCGGAATAGCTTAGGAGCTTGTGTCG ACATTAACGAGTGTTTGGACGACCGAAAATGCTACCGGCACCAACAGTGCATCAACACGAATGGATCGTACCGGTGCAAGGATCTGCTGACCTGTCCCGTAGGCTTCCGAGCAAATGAGGCCGCCACCGAGTGTTTAG ATATCGATGAGTGTGCGGAAGGGATGGCACAATGTGGACCGGATCAGACGTGCAAGAACAAGCAGGGCGGCTATATCTGCCAATGCCCACCCGGGCACATTATTGGTCAGAATCAGCGCTGCGAAGATGTGGACGAGTGCTCGATGCACGGTACCAAGGTTTGTCATCATAACTCGCACTGCATCAACACGATCGGTTCGTTCCGGTGCGAGTGTAAGGAGGGTTTCAAGAAGCAAGGCTCGAGCGATCTCATCTGTACGGATGTGGACGAGTGCACTGAGATACCGGGACTGTGCCATCAGCGATGCCTTAACTACTGGGGCTCGTATCGGTGTGGTTGTAATCCGGGTTACCGGCTAAGCTACAATAACCGCACGTGCGACGATCTGGACGAGTGCGAGGAGTACAAATCGACCAACCTGTGCGTCGGTTACTGCGAGAACACACCCGGATCGTATGCCTGCCGTTGTCCAAAGGGCTATAAGTTGGGTGCGGATGGTAGAAGCTGTATCG ACATTGACGAGTGCCGAACGGACCAGGTGTGCAATGGGCGCCACGAGGTGTGCACCAACATCGGCGGAAGCTATCGCTGCACGCGTATCGAATGTCCCTACGGCTACCGGCACGATGTAGACCGACGCAA CCGCTGCGAGCGTACCATTCGCTTCTGCCAAACGACCGATCTCGAGTGTCTGCGCACGCCACACTCCTACTCGTACAACTTCTTGACGATTGTGTCCAACATTCCGGTACCGCCCGAAGGTCGCGGTTTGTTCACGCTCACCGGTCCGCCCCAGTACGAGATGATTGACTTCGATCTGAAGCTCGTTTCGGTGGATGCCGCCCCGCACGTCCGACCGGTGGATATCCATTACTTTAg tCTGGACAAGAAGACGAACGAAGCTCAGGTCAACCTACGCAAAAGCATCGAAGGTCCGCAGGATATCGAGCTCGACTTTAGTATAACGGTGTTCCAGAATGGGCAACTGCACGGTACCAACGTGGCCAAGCTGTTCCTGATGATATCGGCCTACGAGTACTAG